CACGGTGGCAGGGGCATTGGCCTGGGCTTGCTGGCTGCTGCGCTGCGTCTGGCTCAGCGACTCCTGTTCCCGCGCCAGCGACTGGCGGCTTTGCGCCAGTTGCTCCCTGTCGCGCTCTACCTGGTTCTGGCCTTGCTCGACCCGGCGTTGCGCCGTGGCCAGCGAGGCTTGCAGATTGTTGACGGACGTTAGCGTGACCACATTGTTCACCTTTGAAAGTATGTCCAGGTGTGCGCAGAAGAGGAAGAATGCAGGCCGGGGGGGCGCGACATGTCTGCAGGTAATCTTCACCTGAATCAAGAGTAGGACAAATTCTCGCATAGTTCCAGCTAATTATGTTTTCTTGATAATTTATCGTGCGCGCCCTGTGTTGCTGAACTGGCATGCCGACGCAGGCGACGCTATGCTCAAAGTGAGTGCACGCTTCCCTTGCTTGCCCTTTCCTCTCTGCCACGGCCGATGTCCCGCTGCGAAGATGGCAGGACTGGTCACAGTTAAAATGTTGCTTTTTAAATAGTCAATATGTTGTTGTTTTTTTTACCATGGTAACGCACGGTAATACGCGGGCTGCTTGGCGCTCTGGGCTATAATGGACGGTCAGAGTTGGTTTTTTTTGCCATACAGACAGGTCGTTAACACATGAATCTCAAGAGCCTCGCAATTGCCCTCGGCATGTCGAAAACGACAGTCAGCAGGGCGTTGAACGGCTATCCCGAAGTCAATTCCCGCACCCGTGAAATCGTCCTGGCCGCCGCCAAGAAAGTCGGCTACCGGCCCAACCCGCTGGCGCGCAGCCTGGCTGTCGGCCGCACCAATGTGCTGGGCATGATCTATCCCCTGCTGCCCAGCGACCTGGGTGACAGCGTCTTTCTTTCCGTGGTGAATGGCATGTCGGACGCCGTGGAAGCGTCGAAGATGAGTCTCATCATCGCCCCCGTGTCGCCGCAGAATGAACAGCCCTCGTATGAAACCATGGTGCGCGGGCACCAGGTCGATGGCCTGGTGGTGGGCCGCACCAAGGTGGTCGATCAGCGCATCGCCTACCTGACAAAAGTCGGCTTTCCCTTTGTGGCGAATGGCCGCACGCGCATCGACGCGCCGTACGCGTATTTTGACTACGACAACGATACGGGCATCGACCTGGCCGTGTCCTTCCTGGCGGCGCACGGCCACCAGCGCATCGCCCTGCTGAGCGCGCCGCTGGACTTGCATTTTGCTTATGAGCGCAAGGAAAGCTTTATCCGCTGTATGGCGCAGGCGGGCATGCCGGTCGATCCCGCCTATTTGCTCGACAATACTTTTGACCGCCGCAGCGGCTACCAGGCCATGCAGCAATTGCTGGCCTGCTCGCCCCGTCCCACGGCCGTCATCGTCGACAACCATTTGTCCGGCGTGGGCGTGGTGCGCGCGCTGATGGATGCGGGCATCGAGATCGGCAAGGAAATCTCCGTCATCGTCTGGGGCAATGTGGAAGACACTTTGATCGGCATCAACGTCACCACCATCGACCAGCCCGACCTGCGCCGCGCCGGCGCCAAGATGGTTGAAATGCTGCAATCGCTGCTGGCTGGCACGCCGCCGGAACGGCTGCAGGAAATCTGGCAGCCGGTGCTGTTGCCGGGGGCGACGGTGGGGCGCTGCGCGGACGCGTCAGATACGTAAGGCGCGGCAAGAGAGGCGCTGCATATTTATTTTCCAGGCGTGTTCGCCGTGTTCGCCGTATTCGCCCGTATCAGCAATCGGCTCTTCGTGAAGTCAATGACGAGCGTTTTGTCTGCGAACGGACTTAAGCCGAGCAGGCCGAATTCGGGCCTGCTAGCAAAAATGGC
Above is a genomic segment from Janthinobacterium sp. 64 containing:
- a CDS encoding substrate-binding domain-containing protein, with amino-acid sequence MNLKSLAIALGMSKTTVSRALNGYPEVNSRTREIVLAAAKKVGYRPNPLARSLAVGRTNVLGMIYPLLPSDLGDSVFLSVVNGMSDAVEASKMSLIIAPVSPQNEQPSYETMVRGHQVDGLVVGRTKVVDQRIAYLTKVGFPFVANGRTRIDAPYAYFDYDNDTGIDLAVSFLAAHGHQRIALLSAPLDLHFAYERKESFIRCMAQAGMPVDPAYLLDNTFDRRSGYQAMQQLLACSPRPTAVIVDNHLSGVGVVRALMDAGIEIGKEISVIVWGNVEDTLIGINVTTIDQPDLRRAGAKMVEMLQSLLAGTPPERLQEIWQPVLLPGATVGRCADASDT